One Pseudomonadales bacterium genomic region harbors:
- a CDS encoding copper-translocating P-type ATPase, with translation MDSPLETVWLPIKGMSCASCVGRVEKALKAVSGVQDANVNLATEKAEVRIAAPVDYQTLVEATERAGYAVPIVKTELAIEGMTCASCVGRVERALHIVPGVMAARVNLATERAVVEGGADARLLVRAIGEVGYTARLIDRASSREVDDMARKDAEQAALKRAVILSIALTLPVFALEMGSHLIPGVHHLIMRTIGMQWNWIIQFALTTLVILGPGRRFYQHGFPALFRLAPDMNSLVAVGTLAAYAYSLVATFMPALLPAEAVNVYYEAAAVIVTLILIGRFLEARAKGRASQAIQRLIGLQARTARVRRDEGTAEIALGEVAPGDVVEVRPGERVPVDGEVIEGDSYVDESMITGEPVPVAKTAGSAVVGGTVNQNGALAFRATAVGESTVLSQIIRLVEEAQGSKLPIQALVDKVTLWFVPAVIGVALLTFLVWLVFGPAPALTFALVNAVAVLIIACPCAMGLATPTSIMVGTGRGAEMGVLFRKGEALQLLKDAKVVALDKTGTLTEGRPVLTDLEVAEGFDRAQVLARIAAVEAKSEHPIARAIVEAAVAESLVLPEVGAFASETGFGVKAVVDGVGIEIGADRYMHRLGLDASAFAETAQRLGDEGKSPLYAAIGGKLAAIIAVADPIKDTTPEAIAALHALGLKVAMITGDNRRTADAIARRLGIDEVIAEVLPEGKVKAVRRLRAVHGHLVFVGDGINDAPALAEAEVGVAIGTGTDIAIEAADVVLMSGSLKGVPTAIALSKGTIRNIRQNLFWAFAYNTALIPVAAGVLYPGYGVLLSPIFAAGAMALSSVFVLGNALRLRRFRAPMATAATGPPASPRGAVVLANLGAKGAEAERRMT, from the coding sequence ATGGACTCTCCACTTGAGACGGTCTGGCTCCCGATCAAGGGGATGAGCTGCGCTTCGTGCGTGGGCCGGGTCGAGAAAGCATTGAAGGCCGTGTCCGGTGTCCAGGACGCGAACGTCAACCTGGCGACCGAGAAGGCCGAAGTGCGGATTGCCGCGCCAGTCGACTACCAGACGCTGGTCGAGGCCACCGAGCGAGCCGGTTATGCGGTTCCCATCGTCAAGACCGAACTCGCCATCGAGGGCATGACCTGCGCCTCTTGCGTCGGACGTGTGGAGCGTGCACTGCACATCGTCCCCGGTGTAATGGCGGCGCGTGTCAACCTGGCGACCGAGCGAGCGGTCGTGGAAGGCGGTGCCGATGCCAGGCTGCTGGTCCGGGCCATCGGTGAGGTCGGATACACCGCTCGGCTGATCGACCGTGCGTCCTCGCGCGAGGTCGATGACATGGCCCGCAAGGATGCCGAACAGGCGGCGCTCAAACGTGCCGTGATCCTGTCCATTGCGCTGACCTTGCCGGTGTTCGCCCTGGAGATGGGCTCGCACCTGATTCCCGGCGTACATCACCTGATCATGCGCACCATCGGCATGCAGTGGAACTGGATCATCCAGTTCGCGCTGACGACGCTGGTGATCCTCGGGCCGGGCCGACGCTTCTACCAGCATGGCTTTCCCGCGCTGTTCCGCCTGGCGCCGGACATGAACTCGCTGGTCGCGGTGGGTACCCTGGCGGCTTACGCCTATTCGTTGGTCGCGACCTTCATGCCCGCGCTGCTGCCTGCGGAAGCGGTCAACGTCTATTACGAGGCGGCTGCCGTCATCGTCACCCTGATCCTCATCGGACGCTTTCTGGAAGCGCGGGCCAAGGGTCGCGCCTCTCAGGCGATCCAGAGGCTGATCGGGTTGCAGGCGCGGACCGCGCGGGTGCGCCGTGATGAGGGTACGGCCGAGATCGCCCTCGGCGAGGTGGCGCCGGGGGATGTCGTCGAAGTGCGGCCGGGTGAACGTGTGCCGGTCGACGGCGAGGTGATCGAGGGCGACAGCTACGTGGATGAGTCCATGATCACCGGCGAGCCGGTGCCGGTGGCGAAGACCGCTGGCAGCGCGGTGGTCGGCGGTACCGTCAACCAGAACGGCGCGCTGGCTTTCCGTGCGACCGCGGTGGGCGAGTCCACGGTGCTCTCCCAGATCATCCGCCTGGTCGAGGAAGCGCAGGGCTCCAAGCTGCCGATCCAGGCGCTGGTCGACAAGGTGACGCTGTGGTTTGTCCCGGCGGTGATCGGTGTGGCGCTGCTGACCTTCCTCGTCTGGCTCGTCTTCGGTCCGGCGCCGGCGCTGACCTTCGCCCTGGTCAATGCGGTTGCCGTGCTGATCATCGCCTGTCCCTGCGCGATGGGGCTCGCCACGCCCACGTCGATCATGGTCGGTACCGGGCGCGGCGCGGAAATGGGCGTGCTGTTTCGCAAGGGTGAAGCCTTGCAGTTGCTCAAGGATGCGAAGGTCGTCGCGCTGGACAAGACCGGCACCCTGACCGAAGGCCGGCCAGTGCTGACCGATCTGGAGGTCGCCGAGGGTTTCGACCGCGCGCAGGTACTGGCGCGGATCGCGGCCGTCGAGGCGAAGTCCGAACACCCCATCGCCCGCGCCATCGTAGAGGCCGCCGTAGCCGAAAGCCTGGTCTTGCCGGAGGTCGGTGCCTTCGCGTCCGAGACTGGCTTCGGGGTCAAGGCCGTGGTAGACGGGGTGGGCATCGAGATCGGCGCCGACCGCTACATGCACAGGCTGGGTCTCGATGCCAGCGCCTTCGCCGAGACCGCGCAGCGGCTGGGCGACGAGGGAAAATCGCCGCTCTACGCCGCGATCGGCGGCAAGCTCGCAGCCATCATCGCCGTCGCCGACCCGATCAAGGACACCACGCCCGAGGCCATCGCCGCGCTGCACGCCCTGGGCCTCAAGGTCGCGATGATCACCGGCGACAACCGGCGCACGGCCGACGCCATCGCCCGTCGTCTCGGCATCGACGAGGTGATCGCCGAGGTGCTGCCGGAGGGCAAGGTCAAGGCGGTGCGCAGGCTCAGGGCCGTCCACGGCCATCTGGTGTTCGTGGGCGACGGCATCAATGACGCGCCTGCCCTGGCCGAGGCTGAGGTAGGCGTGGCCATCGGCACGGGCACCGACATTGCGATCGAGGCGGCCGATGTGGTGCTGATGTCGGGCAGCCTCAAGGGCGTGCCCACCGCCATCGCGCTGTCGAAGGGGACGATCCGCAACATCCGGCAGAATCTGTTCTGGGCGTTTGCCTACAACACGGCGCTGATTCCGGTCGCTGCCGGTGTGCTCTATCCCGGCTATGGCGTCCTGCTCTCGCCGATTTTCGCAGCGGGCGCCATGGCGCTGTCGAGCGTCTTTGTCCTCGGCAACGCGCTCCGGCTGCGACGGTTTCGCGCGCCCATGGCAACAGCGGCGACCGGCCCGCCTGCTTCCCCGAGAGGCGCTGTCGTGCTGGCAAACCTCGGGGCGAAAGGTGCGGAGGCGGAAAGGAGGATGACATGA
- the cueR gene encoding Cu(I)-responsive transcriptional regulator produces MNIGEAAKASGVSAKMIRYYEQTGLIPPAGRTAAGYRDYAMKDVHVLRFIRRARDLGFSVAEIDGLLQLWRNRRRQSADVKRIALDRIEDLQRRIEEMQQMAATLEQLAACCSGDDRPDCPILADLEQPSQMASGAPKHSRGAVDGRSPRGRTPQKKHHGKPPESNRRPVASRLTENDGEMTGM; encoded by the coding sequence ATGAACATCGGTGAAGCGGCGAAGGCCTCGGGTGTATCGGCCAAGATGATCCGCTACTACGAGCAGACCGGGTTGATTCCGCCGGCCGGGCGCACGGCGGCGGGCTACCGGGACTACGCCATGAAGGATGTGCACGTGCTCCGCTTCATCCGGCGGGCGCGGGATCTGGGATTCTCCGTCGCCGAGATCGATGGCCTGCTGCAGCTCTGGCGGAACCGCCGCCGGCAGAGTGCGGACGTCAAGCGCATCGCGCTCGACCGTATCGAGGATCTGCAGCGGCGGATTGAAGAAATGCAGCAGATGGCGGCGACCCTTGAACAATTGGCAGCGTGCTGTTCGGGAGATGATCGGCCCGATTGTCCCATCCTGGCCGATCTCGAACAGCCGTCTCAGATGGCCAGTGGCGCACCGAAACATTCGCGCGGCGCGGTCGATGGCCGTTCGCCACGTGGGCGCACGCCTCAAAAAAAGCATCACGGAAAGCCTCCCGAAAGTAATCGAAGGCCTGTGGCCTCAAGGCTAACCGAAAATGACGGCGAAATGACGGGAATGTAA
- a CDS encoding copper resistance system multicopper oxidase, with product MSSRPFGSEADEKFARSRRQFVQGLAAGGALLGLGLWPRQSWALRSPGQLEVLSGTQFDLSVGETLVNYTGKTRPAITVNGSVPAPILRWKEGTRVQLRVRNDLPPGSIHGDSTSIHWHGILLPANMDGVPGLSFDGINRGESYLYEFDVRQAGTYWYHSHSGFQEQGGMYGPLIIDPIEPPPFSYDRDYVVFLSDWTDMDPARLFARLKKLSEYDNYYQRTVGDFFRDVRRDGLSATLSDRTAWGRMRMTPTDLSDVNAHTYTYLMNGTTSLGNWTGLFRSGEKIRLRFINGSAMTYFDVRIPGLKMTVVEVDGQYVHPLTVDEIRIATAETFDVIVEPAGQDAFTIFAQDSARTGYVSGTLAVREGLRAPVPAVDPRPLLTMADMGHGGHGAHSGLAVPSADPHAGHGAVPAPDPHAGHGAPAAQGAHAGHGSGGMQTHPASETGNPLVDMQTMTPEPRLSDPGIGLRGNGRTVATYADLKSLFEDPDGREPGRTVELHLTGHMERFAWSFDGIKFADAAPLRLNYGERMRIVLVNDTMMSHPIHLHGVWSDLEDEQGNFHLRKHTVDMPPGTKRSYRVRADALGRWAYHCHLFFHMESGMFREVRIEE from the coding sequence ATGTCATCCAGACCTTTCGGCTCGGAAGCCGATGAAAAATTCGCACGATCACGGCGGCAGTTCGTCCAGGGGCTGGCCGCAGGTGGCGCACTCCTTGGCCTGGGGCTGTGGCCCAGGCAGAGCTGGGCGCTGCGCTCTCCGGGCCAGCTCGAAGTGCTGTCGGGCACGCAGTTCGACCTGAGCGTAGGCGAGACGCTGGTCAACTACACGGGCAAGACGCGGCCTGCCATCACCGTCAACGGCTCGGTGCCTGCACCGATCCTGCGCTGGAAGGAAGGCACTCGGGTGCAGCTGCGGGTCCGCAACGACCTGCCCCCAGGCTCGATCCACGGCGACTCCACGTCGATCCACTGGCACGGCATCCTGCTGCCGGCCAACATGGACGGCGTGCCGGGCCTGAGCTTCGACGGGATCAATCGTGGCGAGAGCTACCTGTACGAGTTCGACGTCCGCCAGGCCGGAACCTATTGGTACCACAGCCATTCGGGATTCCAGGAACAGGGCGGGATGTACGGGCCGCTGATCATCGACCCCATCGAGCCGCCTCCGTTCTCCTACGACCGCGACTACGTGGTCTTCCTGTCCGATTGGACCGACATGGATCCGGCCCGCCTGTTCGCCCGGCTGAAGAAGCTGTCGGAGTACGACAACTATTACCAGCGCACGGTGGGAGACTTCTTCCGTGACGTGCGCCGGGACGGCTTGAGCGCGACGCTGAGCGACCGTACGGCATGGGGGCGCATGCGCATGACGCCGACCGACCTGTCCGACGTCAACGCGCACACCTACACGTACCTGATGAACGGCACCACGTCGCTGGGAAACTGGACGGGATTGTTCCGCAGCGGGGAAAAGATCCGCCTGCGCTTCATCAACGGCTCGGCGATGACCTACTTCGACGTCCGCATCCCGGGCCTGAAGATGACGGTGGTCGAGGTCGATGGCCAGTACGTCCATCCGCTGACGGTGGACGAGATCCGCATCGCCACGGCCGAGACCTTCGACGTGATCGTCGAACCTGCCGGGCAGGACGCTTTCACGATCTTCGCCCAGGATTCCGCGCGCACCGGCTACGTTAGCGGCACGCTCGCGGTCCGCGAGGGCTTGCGTGCCCCGGTGCCGGCGGTGGACCCGCGGCCGCTGCTGACCATGGCCGACATGGGGCATGGCGGCCACGGCGCCCATTCAGGGCTGGCAGTTCCCTCGGCTGATCCACATGCCGGGCATGGCGCCGTGCCGGCGCCGGACCCGCACGCCGGCCACGGGGCTCCAGCCGCACAAGGCGCGCACGCCGGGCATGGAAGCGGCGGCATGCAGACGCATCCGGCCAGTGAAACGGGCAATCCCCTGGTGGACATGCAGACCATGACGCCAGAGCCGCGACTGTCCGATCCGGGCATCGGCCTGCGCGGCAACGGTCGCACCGTGGCGACGTACGCCGACCTGAAGAGCCTGTTTGAGGACCCCGACGGCCGCGAGCCGGGGCGCACGGTGGAGCTGCACCTGACCGGCCACATGGAGCGTTTCGCCTGGTCGTTCGACGGGATCAAGTTCGCCGACGCCGCGCCGCTGCGCCTCAACTACGGCGAGCGCATGCGCATCGTGCTGGTGAACGACACCATGATGTCGCATCCGATCCATCTGCATGGCGTGTGGAGCGACCTGGAGGACGAACAGGGCAACTTCCATTTGCGCAAGCACACCGTGGACATGCCGCCGGGCACGAAGCGCAGCTACCGGGTGCGCGCCGATGCACTCGGTCGCTGGGCCTACCACTGCCATCTCTTCTTCCACATGGAGTCTGGAATGTTCCGGGAAGTGAGGATCGAAGAATGA
- a CDS encoding copper resistance protein B: MRWIALAAALSLPPVAASAQHAGHGQPVTSSSTADPQEEPATAPQPPDAGTDHSQMDHGQHDRPQVDHSQMDHSQHDRPQVDHSQMDHSRMGTLDSPREPIPSVTDADRLAAFPPLKDYHKHGTSLNSFWLMDQLEGANTDEGREIAWEGIGWVGSDINRLWLRTKGHALDESLQRARVEVMYGRAIHPWWDVVVGVRRDFGDFGGGGTPRNWAAFGVQGLAPYKFEVSATGYVGEGGKTAAIVEAEYEMLFTNRLIASWGVEANWFGQSDPEEVIGSGLSTVEAGVRLRYEITRQFAPYIGFEREWSFGETSDLRGLSSHSRTDNRWVVGLRLWF, from the coding sequence ATGCGGTGGATTGCGCTGGCCGCAGCGTTGTCGCTCCCTCCCGTTGCGGCCTCCGCGCAGCATGCCGGGCATGGCCAGCCGGTCACGTCGAGTTCGACGGCGGACCCGCAGGAAGAGCCCGCGACGGCGCCCCAGCCTCCCGATGCCGGAACGGACCACTCGCAGATGGATCATGGACAGCATGATCGCCCGCAGGTCGACCATTCCCAGATGGATCATTCGCAGCATGATCGTCCGCAGGTCGACCACTCGCAGATGGATCATTCCCGGATGGGGACGCTCGACTCGCCACGCGAACCCATCCCCTCCGTCACGGATGCCGATCGCCTGGCGGCATTCCCGCCGCTGAAGGACTACCACAAGCACGGAACCAGCCTGAACTCGTTCTGGCTCATGGATCAGTTGGAAGGGGCGAACACGGATGAAGGCAGGGAGATCGCCTGGGAGGGAATCGGCTGGGTCGGGAGCGACATCAACCGCCTCTGGCTGAGGACCAAGGGGCACGCTCTGGATGAGAGCCTGCAGCGTGCGCGGGTCGAGGTGATGTACGGACGCGCGATCCATCCCTGGTGGGATGTCGTGGTGGGCGTGCGCCGGGATTTCGGTGACTTCGGCGGGGGCGGAACGCCGCGCAACTGGGCCGCGTTCGGCGTCCAGGGGCTGGCGCCCTACAAGTTCGAGGTGTCGGCAACGGGTTACGTCGGAGAAGGCGGCAAGACGGCGGCGATCGTCGAGGCCGAGTACGAAATGCTGTTCACCAACCGGCTGATCGCCAGTTGGGGCGTCGAAGCCAACTGGTTCGGGCAGTCCGATCCGGAAGAGGTCATCGGGTCGGGTTTGAGTACCGTGGAGGCGGGTGTTCGTTTGCGGTACGAGATCACGCGGCAATTTGCGCCCTATATCGGATTCGAACGCGAATGGAGTTTCGGCGAGACGTCGGACCTGCGCGGGCTCAGCAGCCACTCCCGAACCGACAACCGCTGGGTCGTTGGCCTTCGTCTGTGGTTCTGA
- a CDS encoding thymidine phosphorylase family protein: protein MTNHTAFIADISAPPTLRAKRLGLHAQHQAIAIMRTDCHVCRAEGLSSRSQVLLSAGGRQVQAMLFQAEGELIAPGEAALSEAAWTRLGVAEGDVITVSHAPALESLTSVRRRIYGHRLDAVALSGIVRDIVAGRYTDVHLSAFLTAGASLPLDDQETIGLTRAMIDVGDRLTWDTPVVVDKHCIGGLPGNRTTPIVVAIVTANGLVMPKTSSRAITSPAGTADTMETLAPVDLGLTALRRVVEAEGGCIAWGGAVHLSPADDIFVRVERELNVDTEGQLIASVLSKKIAAGSTHVVLDIPVGPTAKVRTEDAARQLGDRLISVAQHFGLRATCIRTNGLQPVGRGIGPSLEALDILAVLQNTPDAPADLRERAAMLAGAALEIGGIAAEGAGYGLALSTLADGRAWEKFQRICEAQGGMREPPKAAHVRPLTAPHAGRVMLINNRKLSQLAKLAGAPQAKVAGVRMEVNLGSIVEKGQPLLHLHAETTGELAYALDYVAHSGDIVQLED, encoded by the coding sequence ATGACGAATCACACCGCCTTCATCGCCGACATCTCCGCGCCGCCGACATTGCGTGCGAAGCGCCTGGGCCTTCACGCGCAGCATCAGGCGATCGCCATCATGCGCACCGACTGTCACGTCTGCCGGGCGGAAGGGCTCTCTTCCCGTTCACAGGTGCTTCTCTCCGCAGGCGGTCGCCAAGTGCAGGCGATGCTCTTCCAGGCAGAGGGCGAACTGATCGCACCGGGCGAGGCCGCACTCTCCGAGGCCGCCTGGACACGCCTGGGCGTTGCGGAAGGCGATGTCATCACTGTCAGCCACGCGCCCGCGCTTGAGTCTTTGACGAGCGTGCGGCGGCGCATCTACGGCCACCGACTCGACGCGGTGGCGCTCAGCGGCATCGTCCGAGATATCGTCGCCGGGCGCTATACGGACGTTCACCTCTCTGCCTTCCTGACTGCCGGCGCATCCCTACCGCTCGACGACCAAGAAACCATCGGCCTCACCCGCGCGATGATCGACGTGGGCGACCGGCTGACCTGGGACACGCCGGTGGTCGTTGACAAGCACTGCATCGGCGGGCTGCCGGGGAACCGCACGACGCCCATCGTCGTCGCTATCGTCACGGCCAACGGGCTCGTGATGCCGAAAACATCCTCGCGCGCCATTACCTCACCGGCCGGCACCGCCGACACCATGGAGACGCTGGCCCCTGTCGATCTCGGCCTCACCGCGCTGCGGCGAGTCGTTGAAGCCGAGGGAGGTTGCATCGCCTGGGGCGGTGCCGTACACCTCAGCCCGGCTGACGACATTTTCGTGCGGGTTGAACGTGAACTCAACGTCGATACCGAAGGCCAGCTCATCGCCTCGGTGCTGTCCAAGAAAATCGCCGCCGGTTCGACCCACGTGGTACTCGACATTCCTGTAGGGCCGACCGCGAAGGTTCGGACCGAAGACGCTGCGCGCCAGCTCGGCGATCGGTTGATCTCTGTGGCCCAACATTTTGGGCTGCGGGCGACCTGCATCCGCACCAACGGTTTGCAGCCCGTCGGCCGAGGTATCGGCCCCTCACTTGAGGCGCTCGACATTCTGGCCGTGTTGCAGAACACGCCGGATGCGCCGGCTGATCTGCGCGAGCGCGCCGCGATGCTGGCCGGTGCCGCCCTCGAAATTGGCGGTATCGCAGCAGAGGGAGCTGGCTACGGGCTCGCCCTCTCGACGCTGGCCGACGGTCGCGCTTGGGAGAAATTTCAGCGCATTTGTGAAGCCCAGGGAGGTATGCGTGAACCGCCAAAGGCGGCGCACGTGCGCCCGCTGACCGCGCCCCACGCCGGGCGGGTCATGCTCATCAACAATCGAAAGCTCTCCCAGCTCGCGAAGCTCGCGGGCGCACCTCAAGCCAAGGTTGCGGGTGTACGCATGGAGGTCAATCTCGGCTCGATTGTGGAGAAAGGTCAGCCGCTGCTCCATTTGCATGCTGAGACGACCGGCGAGTTGGCGTATGCCCTGGACTACGTGGCCCACAGTGGGGATATCGTGCAGTTGGAAGATTGA
- a CDS encoding MBL fold metallo-hydrolase — MLTLTSLGGTSTVTGSKHLLTNGDRRILIDCGLFQGLKNLRELNWARLPIKPKDIDAVVLTHAHLDHSGYLPKLVRDGFRGKIYATSATRDVAELILKDSGYLQEKEAEYANRKGFSKHKPALPLYTLNDAERSLKQFSTAPFGKSVQLPGNATLTFRYAGHILGAATADIEWGGKRIVFSGDLGRYDDPMMFDPQPVPEADYIVIESTYGNRTHAPDDPTDALGALIEKTVSQGGTVVIPAFAVGRAQLLLYHLWQLRQAGRLASVPIYLDSPMAINASELLCAHLNDHRLPSDICQTACGIATYTREVEESKQITASRFPKVVISASGMATGGRVLHHLKAFAPNHENTILFAGFQAAGTRGQAMLQGASEVKIHGQWVPVRAEVANLPALSAHADANELMRWLSGFRHAPSRVFIVHGEPLAAEALRIRIGKESGWPAAVPRLDQVFEL; from the coding sequence ATGCTGACGCTCACTTCTCTCGGCGGTACCAGTACCGTCACCGGCTCGAAACACCTCCTCACCAACGGCGACAGACGCATCCTCATCGACTGCGGCTTGTTCCAGGGCCTGAAGAACCTGCGCGAACTGAACTGGGCACGACTACCGATCAAGCCCAAAGACATCGATGCCGTGGTACTGACTCACGCGCATCTCGATCATTCCGGCTACCTGCCGAAGCTCGTGCGCGACGGCTTCCGCGGGAAGATATACGCGACGTCGGCAACGCGCGACGTCGCCGAGTTGATCCTCAAGGACAGCGGCTACCTACAGGAGAAGGAGGCCGAGTACGCGAACCGGAAGGGTTTCTCCAAACACAAGCCGGCGTTGCCGCTGTACACGCTGAACGATGCCGAGCGCTCGCTCAAGCAGTTCTCCACCGCCCCCTTCGGCAAATCAGTGCAGCTTCCGGGCAATGCCACCCTGACCTTCCGCTATGCCGGGCACATCCTGGGTGCCGCCACGGCCGACATCGAATGGGGCGGCAAGCGCATCGTTTTCTCGGGGGATCTGGGTCGCTACGACGATCCGATGATGTTCGATCCCCAACCCGTGCCCGAAGCGGACTATATCGTCATCGAATCCACCTACGGCAACCGCACGCACGCGCCGGACGATCCCACGGATGCGCTCGGCGCGCTGATCGAGAAGACAGTAAGCCAGGGTGGCACAGTCGTCATTCCTGCATTCGCGGTTGGCCGCGCGCAGCTCCTGCTCTATCACCTGTGGCAACTTCGTCAGGCCGGACGACTCGCTTCGGTGCCCATCTACCTCGATAGCCCAATGGCGATCAACGCGAGCGAACTGCTTTGCGCACACTTGAACGACCACCGCCTACCTTCCGACATTTGCCAGACCGCCTGTGGAATCGCCACCTACACCCGCGAGGTCGAGGAGTCTAAGCAGATCACCGCCAGCCGCTTTCCCAAGGTGGTGATCTCAGCCAGCGGCATGGCAACCGGCGGCCGCGTGCTCCATCACCTGAAAGCCTTCGCGCCGAATCATGAGAACACCATCCTGTTTGCTGGGTTTCAGGCCGCCGGCACGCGCGGCCAGGCGATGCTGCAAGGTGCAAGCGAGGTGAAGATCCACGGGCAATGGGTGCCGGTTCGCGCGGAAGTCGCCAACCTGCCGGCGCTGTCGGCGCACGCAGACGCCAACGAGCTGATGCGCTGGCTCTCGGGATTCCGCCATGCCCCATCCCGTGTGTTCATTGTTCATGGTGAACCGCTCGCAGCCGAGGCGTTGCGTATCCGAATCGGCAAGGAATCGGGATGGCCTGCCGCCGTTCCGAGGCTGGACCAGGTATTCGAGCTATGA